In Bacillus sp. SB49, a single window of DNA contains:
- a CDS encoding alpha/beta hydrolase, whose protein sequence is MQKMECSFFSEVLSKVTTITVLLPQPSLEELEKGDSSKYPVLYLLHGFSDNHRTWTGSTSLERYVEGLGLAVVMPGVDNSYYTDMKYGGRYWTFLTEELPRRVQSMFPVSGEAEDTFAAGHSMGGFGALKWGLNRPEQFKAVASMSGVTDMVFHLDKMREEDSDKSRWLQLIFGDGDVRGTENDIMDRVSKISQSGKRLPLLYQRCGEDDFLFEHNVRFLEQCKQEGVEIDSAFEPGDHNWEYWDYAIRHVLEWLPIRNQKK, encoded by the coding sequence ATGCAGAAAATGGAGTGCAGCTTTTTCTCAGAAGTATTGTCTAAAGTAACCACGATCACGGTCCTGCTGCCGCAGCCGTCTTTGGAAGAATTGGAAAAGGGAGACAGTAGTAAATATCCGGTCTTATATTTACTTCACGGCTTTAGTGACAATCACCGCACGTGGACAGGGAGTACTTCTCTGGAACGTTATGTAGAAGGACTCGGTTTGGCTGTGGTTATGCCTGGAGTGGATAACAGTTACTATACCGACATGAAATACGGGGGAAGATATTGGACGTTCCTGACAGAAGAGCTGCCAAGGCGGGTACAGTCCATGTTTCCTGTATCGGGGGAAGCGGAGGATACATTCGCTGCCGGCCATTCCATGGGCGGGTTCGGAGCGTTGAAATGGGGATTGAATCGCCCGGAGCAATTTAAAGCAGTCGCATCGATGTCCGGGGTGACGGATATGGTGTTCCACCTGGACAAAATGCGAGAAGAAGATAGTGATAAATCCCGTTGGCTGCAATTGATTTTCGGGGACGGGGATGTAAGAGGTACGGAAAACGATATAATGGATAGAGTCAGCAAAATCTCACAGTCAGGTAAACGTCTGCCGCTGTTGTATCAGCGGTGCGGCGAAGATGACTTTCTGTTTGAACATAACGTACGGTTCCTGGAGCAATGTAAGCAGGAAGGAGTAGAAATTGATTCTGCTTTCGAGCCGGGAGATCACAACTGGGAATATTGGGATTATGCTATTCGACACGTGCTCGAGTGGTTGCCGATAAGGAACCAGAAGAAATAA
- a CDS encoding LacI family DNA-binding transcriptional regulator, with the protein MATIKDVAKLAGVAVSTVSYALNDSNKISLETKRRVKEAASALNYQKNGIASDLKKHRTNTIALILSDLSGPYYSELIKGVQDVAVSNGYDLIACSSVGGKESTAVKFLREKRVDGAIILAHNIDDDIAVEAAREGFPLVVLDRKLNNDNIYHVEVDNEHGGFIATEYLIKYGFKKIGYVSGPSNSYDNKRRLEGFKKALDMHNIVFQSKWKVSGDFTREGGYRAAKLLIAQQEMPEAVFFANDEMAIGGLKAFEEYGIKVPEDISIIGFDDIQISEFVSPPLTTVSQPKYEVGALAVHIIFQALQNQDVDSKYTLHTKLVQRNSVKLK; encoded by the coding sequence ATGGCAACGATTAAGGATGTAGCTAAATTAGCCGGGGTAGCTGTATCGACGGTATCGTACGCTTTAAATGACAGTAATAAAATCAGTCTGGAAACAAAGCGTCGCGTGAAAGAAGCAGCAAGCGCCTTGAACTATCAGAAAAACGGCATTGCTTCCGACTTAAAGAAGCATCGGACGAATACGATCGCGTTGATATTAAGTGATTTATCCGGTCCGTATTATTCCGAGTTAATTAAAGGAGTTCAGGATGTTGCCGTATCGAACGGCTATGACCTGATCGCCTGCAGTTCCGTGGGAGGAAAAGAGTCTACTGCGGTTAAATTTCTGCGGGAAAAGAGAGTCGACGGAGCGATTATACTCGCGCACAACATTGACGATGATATCGCCGTCGAAGCTGCGAGAGAAGGTTTTCCTTTGGTCGTTCTCGATAGGAAGTTGAATAACGATAATATTTATCATGTAGAGGTAGACAACGAACATGGTGGTTTCATTGCGACCGAGTATTTAATTAAGTACGGCTTCAAAAAAATCGGGTATGTAAGCGGCCCTTCGAATTCGTATGATAACAAGAGGCGCTTGGAGGGTTTCAAGAAAGCATTGGATATGCACAACATCGTTTTTCAATCCAAGTGGAAGGTCTCTGGTGATTTTACCAGGGAGGGTGGTTACAGAGCTGCAAAATTGTTGATTGCCCAGCAGGAGATGCCGGAAGCTGTCTTTTTCGCAAATGATGAAATGGCGATCGGTGGATTGAAGGCCTTTGAGGAATACGGGATTAAGGTGCCGGAAGACATCTCCATCATCGGGTTTGATGACATCCAGATATCTGAATTCGTTTCCCCGCCGCTGACGACGGTATCTCAACCGAAGTATGAGGTGGGTGCACTTGCCGTCCATATCATCTTTCAAGCACTCCAGAATCAGGATGTCGATTCTAAATATACGCTTCATACGAAATTGGTCCAACGAAATTCTGTAAAGTTAAAATAG
- the ftsW gene encoding putative lipid II flippase FtsW: MWNQFKKMDHALIVVVILLAAFGVVMVYSASFVKGYMEFGDAQFFFKRQLFSLVIGISVMALASYLPYRWYGKWITMMVVVSLVLLVAVLTVGVERNHSQRWLHIGPVLLQPTEMIKLVMLLYFAYFYSKRQRVIHHFREGVAPPLILLAVVFLLVLQQPDLGTASAIAIPCGFIVWSAGVKGKHLFILGSIAGSAVVYFALTASYRLDRILSFRDPLADPNGEGYQLIGSYKAIASGGWTGRGLGNSVEKMGYLPEAHTDFIMSIVLEELGLIGLLIILGGYVTILYRGVRIAVQTKDTFGKLLAVGLTFQIGLQAVFNLGAVSGLLPITGITLPFISYGGSSLIVLLLSAGILVNISTYRRISVRKKYA; the protein is encoded by the coding sequence ATGTGGAATCAATTTAAGAAAATGGACCACGCGCTGATTGTCGTAGTCATTCTTCTGGCAGCCTTCGGTGTGGTGATGGTATATAGTGCGAGCTTCGTCAAAGGGTACATGGAGTTTGGAGATGCCCAGTTCTTCTTCAAAAGGCAGCTGTTCTCTCTTGTAATCGGCATTTCTGTCATGGCCTTAGCATCTTATCTCCCTTACAGATGGTACGGGAAGTGGATAACCATGATGGTCGTCGTTTCCCTCGTGCTGCTGGTTGCCGTGCTGACAGTGGGCGTAGAGAGGAATCACTCTCAAAGGTGGCTGCATATCGGTCCCGTTCTGCTTCAGCCGACGGAAATGATCAAGCTTGTCATGCTTCTCTATTTTGCCTATTTCTATTCGAAACGCCAGCGGGTGATCCATCATTTCCGGGAAGGGGTCGCCCCGCCCTTGATTCTTCTGGCAGTCGTCTTCCTGCTCGTGCTTCAGCAGCCGGATCTGGGGACAGCATCCGCGATCGCCATTCCATGCGGGTTCATCGTATGGAGTGCAGGTGTTAAGGGGAAGCATTTGTTTATACTTGGATCCATTGCCGGGAGTGCCGTCGTCTATTTCGCCCTTACTGCTTCTTATCGTCTCGATCGCATCCTTTCTTTCCGTGATCCGTTGGCAGACCCGAATGGGGAAGGGTATCAACTAATCGGCTCTTATAAAGCGATCGCTTCCGGGGGGTGGACAGGAAGAGGACTTGGAAACAGCGTGGAGAAAATGGGCTATTTACCGGAAGCGCACACGGATTTCATTATGTCGATTGTACTGGAAGAGCTTGGCTTGATCGGCTTGCTTATCATCCTCGGGGGATATGTGACGATTTTGTACCGCGGGGTACGTATCGCTGTCCAAACAAAGGATACGTTCGGGAAGCTGCTGGCTGTCGGACTGACCTTCCAAATCGGTTTGCAGGCGGTCTTCAATCTCGGTGCCGTATCAGGATTACTCCCGATTACCGGAATAACGCTCCCGTTCATCAGTTATGGAGGCTCTTCTTTGATCGTTCTATTGCTCTCGGCAGGCATCCTTGTTAATATCTCTACATACCGCAGGATTTCTGTCAGGAAAAAGTATGCTTAA